A stretch of DNA from Staphylococcus equorum:
ATGGTTAAAGTAAATCAATAGGTTTTAATATTGATGAAAACACCAATTTATACAAACAAACAGGAGGAAATTATTTATGAGTAAAGTAATAGGTATTGACTTAGGTACAACAAATTCATGTGTTTCAATTTTAGAAGGCGATGAGCCAAAAGTAATTCAAAACCCTGAAGGTGCAAGAACTACACCATCAGTAGTTGCATTTAAAAATGATGAAACTCAAGTAGGTGAAGTTGCTAAACGTCAAGCAATCACAAACCCTAATACAATCCAATCAATTAAACGTCACATGGGTACGAATTACAAAGTTGATGTTGAAGGTAAATCATACACACCTCAAGAAATCTCAGCAATGGTATTACAAAACCTTAAAGGTACAGCTGAAGATTATCTTGGTGAAAAAGTAGAAAAGGCAGTTATTACTGTTCCTGCATATTTCAACGACAGTGAACGTCAAGCAACTAAAGATGCTGGTAAAATCGCTGGGTTAGAAGTAGAACGTATTATTAACGAACCAACTGCAGCAGCTTTAGCATACGGTTTAGACAAAACAGAACAAGAAGAAAAAGTATTAGTTTTTGACTTAGGTGGCGGTACATTTGACGTTTCAATCCTTGAATTAGGTGACGGCGTATTCGAAGTGCTTTCTACTGCAGGTGACAACAAACTAGGCGGAGATGACTTTGATGAAGTAATCATTAACTATTTAGTTTCTGAATTCAAAAAAGAAAACGGCGTAGATTTATCAAAAGATAAAATGGCTTTACAACGTCTTAAAGACGCTGCTGAAAAAGCTAAAAAAGATTTATCTGGCGTTTCTCAAACTCAAATTTCACTACCATTTATTTCAGCTGGAGAAAATGGTCCATTACACTTAGAAATTAATTTAACTCGTGCTAAATTTGAAGAATTGGCTGATGATTTAATCAGAAGAACAATGGTACCAACTCGCCAAGCAATGAGCGATGCAGGTTTATCAAGTTCAGACATTGATGAAGTTATCTTAGTTGGTGGTTCTACAAGAATCCCAGCAGTTCAAGAAGCTGTTAAAAAAGAAGTAGGTAAAGAACCTAATAAAGGCGTTAACCCTGATGAAGTTGTTGCTATGGGTGCAGCAATCCAAGGTGGCGTAATCACTGGTGATGTTAAAGACGTAGTATTATTAGACGTTACACCATTATCATTAGGTATTGAAATCATGGGTGGACGTATGAACACACTTATCGAAAGAAATACGACAATCCCAACATCTAAATCACAAGTATACTCAACAGCAGCAGATAACCAACCAGCAGTTGATATTCACGTGTTACAAGGTGAACGTCCAATGGCATCAGACAATAAAACACTTGGTAGATTCCAATTAACTGATATTCCAGCAGCTCCACGTGGCGTACCTCAAATCGAAGTTACTTTCGATATCGATAAAAATGGTATTGTAAACGTTACTGCTAAGGACTTAGGAACAAATAAAGAGCAAAATATCACAATCCAATCTAGCTCTTCACTATCAGATGATGAAATCGATCGTATGGTTAAAGATGCTGAAGAAAACGCTGACGCTGACCAAAAACGTCGCGAAGAAAGTGATACAAGAAACGAAGCAGACAGCTTAGTATTCCAAGTTGAAAAAACGATCACTGATTTAGGTGAAAACATCAGCGAAGAAGACAAACAAAATGCTGAAGAGAAAAAAGAAGCATTAAAATCAGCACTTGAAGGCGAAGATATTGAAGATATCAAAGCTAAAAAAGAAGAATTAGAAAAAGTAGTTCAAGACTTATCAACAAAAGTATACGAACAAGCTGCTCAAGCTCAACAACAAGCACAAGGTGAAGAAGCAAATGCTTCTCAAGATAGTGATGTTGAAGATGCTGATTTCAAAGAAGTAAAAGACGACGACAACCAAGACAACCAAAAATAAGTATAGTCATTGACTAATTAATTGTTATTAATAGAAAAATATGACACAATTGCTTAGCCAAATTAAGTCAAAGTCAATTGAACATTGGCTTTGACTTTTTCCTTTTTTTAAAATGATTTAATAAAACTGTAAAAGGAGAGATATTAGTGGCCAAAAAAGATTATTATGAAGTCTTAGGTGTCAGCAAAGGCGCTTCTAAAGATGAAA
This window harbors:
- the dnaK gene encoding molecular chaperone DnaK → MSKVIGIDLGTTNSCVSILEGDEPKVIQNPEGARTTPSVVAFKNDETQVGEVAKRQAITNPNTIQSIKRHMGTNYKVDVEGKSYTPQEISAMVLQNLKGTAEDYLGEKVEKAVITVPAYFNDSERQATKDAGKIAGLEVERIINEPTAAALAYGLDKTEQEEKVLVFDLGGGTFDVSILELGDGVFEVLSTAGDNKLGGDDFDEVIINYLVSEFKKENGVDLSKDKMALQRLKDAAEKAKKDLSGVSQTQISLPFISAGENGPLHLEINLTRAKFEELADDLIRRTMVPTRQAMSDAGLSSSDIDEVILVGGSTRIPAVQEAVKKEVGKEPNKGVNPDEVVAMGAAIQGGVITGDVKDVVLLDVTPLSLGIEIMGGRMNTLIERNTTIPTSKSQVYSTAADNQPAVDIHVLQGERPMASDNKTLGRFQLTDIPAAPRGVPQIEVTFDIDKNGIVNVTAKDLGTNKEQNITIQSSSSLSDDEIDRMVKDAEENADADQKRREESDTRNEADSLVFQVEKTITDLGENISEEDKQNAEEKKEALKSALEGEDIEDIKAKKEELEKVVQDLSTKVYEQAAQAQQQAQGEEANASQDSDVEDADFKEVKDDDNQDNQK